The sequence ATTAAATCTAAATAGTTTTAATGAAGGCTATTCAAATTAAATCAATGAATTTGTCCTTCGGCGATAGAATCGCCGAGAATGTTCTGCCAATTGGAAAGCGGCCCCTGATTATGGGCGTTCTGAATGTAACGCCTGATTCCTTCTCCGATGGCGGCAAATATAACGATGTTGATAAAGCGGTCGAAAGAGCATTGCTTATGGCAGAGCATGGCGCTGATATTATCGATATCGGCGGCGAATCGACTCGGCCGGGCGCAAAAAAGGTTGATGAGGATGAGGAAATCGAAAGAACTATCCCGATATTGGAAAAACTTAAAGGAAAGCTGTTTGTCCCAATCTCTATTGATACCAGAAAATCAAAGGTGGCAAGAGTTGCCTGCGAAGCCGGAGCGGCTGTAATAAATAATATTTCCGCGCTTAACGAGGATGAGGAAATAGCCTTAGTTGCGAAAGAGTATGAGACGCATTTAATACTAATGCATATGCTGGGAACGCCGGAAACTATGCAAGCGAATATTCATTATAACAACCTTATTGATGATATATCGAGTTTCCTTATCGATGCGGCTGACAAAGCTGTGAGTTATGGAATCCCGAAAGAAAAAATTATAATT comes from Candidatus Zixiibacteriota bacterium and encodes:
- the folP gene encoding dihydropteroate synthase, whose product is MNLSFGDRIAENVLPIGKRPLIMGVLNVTPDSFSDGGKYNDVDKAVERALLMAEHGADIIDIGGESTRPGAKKVDEDEEIERTIPILEKLKGKLFVPISIDTRKSKVARVACEAGAAVINNISALNEDEEIALVAKEYETHLILMHMLGTPETMQANIHYNNLIDDISSFLIDAADKAVSYGIPKEKIIIDPGIGFGKTVENNFSILKNIPAFKKLGYPVLIGASRKSFIGKILDSPVEDRLEGSLAAAIYAAIHSADIVRVHDVLSTVRALKIIEKIDGAEK